A window of the Diabrotica undecimpunctata isolate CICGRU chromosome 1, icDiaUnde3, whole genome shotgun sequence genome harbors these coding sequences:
- the LOC140442196 gene encoding uncharacterized protein, whose product MWALKIALLLLFIMDNSIEASFIGEKFRQTTKSLLGNCRSKSGATKEDFETLRDRKIPTTKTGLCLMDCLFEGAGIMENGKFIRSGMVSSLTPAMKGDEAKIAKLNELGKVCEKELDYKQFPECQTGKKILECLARNGEKYGLEFVNTKTDK is encoded by the exons ATGTGGGCATTAAAAATAG CTTTGCTTCTGCTTTTTATCATGGACAACTCCATAGAAGCCTCATTTATCGGAGAAAAATTCCGGCAAACTACAAAGTCGTTACTCGGGAACTGTCGCTCTAAATCCGGCGCAACCAAGGAGGATTTCGAAACTCTGAGAGACAGAAAAATCCCCACTACTAAAACAGGTCTTTGTCTCATGGACTGTCTATTCGAAGGAGCGGGTATCATGGAAAATGGAAAGTTTATTAGGTCTGGAATGGTGAGTTCTCTTACACCGGCAATGAAAGGCGATGAAGCCAAGATAGCGAAGTTAAATGAGCTGGGGAAGGTTTGTGAAAAGGAGTTAGATTATAAACAGTTTCCTGAATGTCAAACTGGAAAGAAGATTCTTGAGTGTTTGGCTAGAAACGGAGAGAAGTATGGTTTGGAGTTTGTCAATACTAAAACCGATAAATAA